Proteins encoded within one genomic window of Spiroplasma sabaudiense Ar-1343:
- the ruvB gene encoding Holliday junction branch migration DNA helicase RuvB, whose product MSIQSFRPKNWKDYFGQESVINNLKVYVSSAKTQNKSLDNILIHGPSGMGKTSLAYLIAHVMNQKIHILNGPSLQKPSDLISTLTMVKEKEVLFIDEIHAVNKEVLEILYPVLEENKMSLIIGKDYNSKIINLKIPEVTIIVATTELNKLPVPFTNRFAINLHLKNYSKSEISSIISSAAKKIHLNFTSEFSDILSSYCKQTPRIAINLLKRIHDYIIYEDNEILSESRIKEILLKMNIFEYGLNEMDVNYLSIVKEYQPVGVETIAHIISTPVSVILSVVEPPLLIQNLIKRTSKGRMLTDKGITFILKNNFY is encoded by the coding sequence ATGAGCATTCAGTCATTTAGACCAAAAAACTGAAAGGACTATTTCGGTCAAGAAAGTGTTATAAATAATTTAAAAGTCTATGTTAGTTCAGCAAAAACTCAAAATAAAAGTCTTGATAATATTTTAATTCACGGCCCTAGTGGAATGGGAAAAACATCGCTTGCTTATTTAATTGCTCATGTCATGAACCAAAAAATTCATATTCTAAATGGACCAAGCTTACAAAAACCCAGTGATTTAATCTCCACTTTAACTATGGTTAAAGAAAAGGAGGTCTTATTTATTGATGAAATTCATGCCGTTAACAAAGAGGTATTAGAAATTTTGTACCCTGTTTTGGAAGAAAATAAAATGAGTCTTATTATTGGCAAAGATTATAACTCTAAAATCATTAATTTAAAAATTCCAGAAGTGACAATTATTGTAGCAACAACAGAGTTAAATAAGCTTCCCGTCCCATTTACTAATAGATTTGCAATTAATCTTCACCTCAAAAATTATTCCAAAAGCGAAATTAGTAGCATCATTTCCTCGGCTGCAAAAAAAATCCATTTAAATTTTACAAGCGAATTTTCTGATATTTTGTCAAGTTATTGTAAGCAAACTCCTCGAATTGCCATTAACTTGCTTAAACGAATTCATGATTATATTATTTATGAAGACAATGAAATTTTATCAGAATCCAGAATTAAAGAGATTTTATTAAAAATGAATATTTTTGAATATGGTCTGAATGAAATGGATGTTAATTATTTAAGCATTGTTAAAGAATATCAACCAGTTGGGGTTGAAACAATCGCCCACATAATTTCAACACCGGTTTCAGTTATTTTATCGGTTGTTGAACCTCCGCTTTTAATTCAAAACTTAATAAAAAGAACCTCAAAGGGACGAATGTTAACAGACAAAGGTATTACTTTTATTTTAAAAAATAATTTTTATTAA
- the ruvA gene encoding Holliday junction branch migration protein RuvA: MHYIIGKIVSIQGETFIIESKMEIGYQLNYFQIKGVSSPLSATGITKVFFSKVSSEFETSYYGFLNSDSQKLFNELIKIKTVGIQTAKLLMKNFSYFEFLEIIKNNDFDQLQGLKSIGAFTSKIIIQDLQKVFFKVTYNSKQLNVIESLQKLGYNQQIIYQAIKETNQNLKLDEMFQRVLETVVENEHSVI; this comes from the coding sequence ATGCACTATATAATTGGAAAAATAGTTTCGATTCAAGGCGAAACTTTTATCATTGAAAGTAAAATGGAGATTGGTTATCAACTAAATTATTTTCAAATAAAAGGGGTAAGCAGTCCGTTATCTGCAACTGGTATTACAAAGGTATTTTTTTCTAAGGTCAGTTCTGAGTTTGAAACAAGTTACTATGGTTTTTTAAATTCGGATAGTCAAAAATTATTTAATGAGCTAATAAAAATAAAAACAGTGGGGATTCAAACTGCAAAATTATTGATGAAAAATTTCAGTTATTTTGAGTTTTTGGAAATAATTAAAAATAATGACTTTGATCAATTACAGGGATTAAAGAGCATCGGAGCTTTTACATCAAAAATTATTATTCAAGATTTACAAAAAGTATTTTTTAAAGTAACTTATAATAGCAAACAATTAAATGTCATCGAGAGTTTGCAAAAACTAGGTTATAATCAACAAATTATATATCAAGCAATAAAAGAGACTAATCAAAATTTGAAACTAGATGAAATGTTTCAAAGAGTCTTAGAAACGGTGGTTGAAAATGAGCATTCAGTCATTTAG
- the rpsU gene encoding 30S ribosomal protein S21 — protein sequence MASVTLHEGEPIEKALKRFQKVASANKAEARKREYHLSKKEKRIYKQKQNRKFG from the coding sequence ATGGCTAGTGTTACTTTACACGAAGGTGAACCAATCGAAAAAGCATTAAAACGTTTTCAAAAAGTTGCTTCAGCAAATAAAGCAGAAGCTCGTAAACGTGAATATCACTTAAGTAAAAAAGAAAAACGTATTTATAAACAAAAACAAAATCGTAAATTTGGGTAA
- the coaBC gene encoding bifunctional phosphopantothenoylcysteine decarboxylase/phosphopantothenate--cysteine ligase CoaBC produces MKKINLIVTGGIAASKSKDLYLLLKEKYEVAVILTKNAKKFVNFEGIQTHEEIFDSEFYEPHSTGQHINKTLEADLNIVYPATYNFIGKIASGIADDLATLIFAASAHKTWLFPSMNDRMYNNAVFQINKQKLSQNPLIKFFEPNYGRLASGHFGIGRALEPSDVLSALQTPILFPKLANKKVLLNFGRTRTYLDKVRYLTNESSGKMGWEIFQALENNDCWVTAVHGDCDFLVPKANNLFYASTNIKMLELMELQFEQANIVICLAALNDFQTTNPVNEKIEKRFSGKELLQVNFEPAIDVLKTLGTHKTNQFLVGFSLANSFDLQKAWHKVKEKNLDLLILNLTSAMSSENNQIKILVAKSGQVIEFDEMAKTKVAKIILKTINELI; encoded by the coding sequence GTGAAAAAAATTAATTTAATTGTAACTGGTGGAATAGCTGCGAGCAAAAGTAAAGATCTATACCTTCTTCTAAAAGAAAAATACGAAGTAGCAGTTATCTTAACAAAAAATGCTAAAAAATTTGTTAATTTTGAAGGTATCCAAACCCATGAAGAAATTTTTGACTCTGAATTTTATGAACCACATTCAACAGGGCAACATATAAATAAAACTTTAGAGGCAGACTTAAATATCGTCTATCCTGCAACGTACAATTTTATCGGTAAAATTGCAAGCGGAATCGCCGATGATTTAGCGACTTTAATTTTTGCAGCAAGTGCTCATAAAACATGATTATTTCCAAGTATGAACGATCGAATGTATAATAATGCAGTTTTTCAAATTAACAAGCAAAAATTGAGCCAAAATCCCTTGATTAAATTTTTTGAGCCAAATTATGGGCGATTAGCTAGTGGTCATTTTGGAATCGGAAGAGCACTTGAACCAAGTGATGTTTTAAGTGCATTACAGACACCGATTTTATTTCCAAAATTAGCCAATAAAAAGGTTTTGCTTAATTTTGGTCGTACTCGCACCTACTTAGACAAAGTTCGCTATTTAACAAATGAAAGTTCAGGAAAGATGGGTTGAGAAATATTTCAGGCTTTAGAAAATAATGACTGTTGAGTTACTGCTGTTCACGGAGATTGTGATTTTTTAGTTCCTAAAGCGAATAATTTATTTTATGCTTCAACAAACATAAAAATGCTCGAGCTTATGGAGTTGCAATTTGAGCAAGCCAATATCGTTATTTGCTTGGCTGCTTTAAATGATTTTCAAACTACAAATCCTGTTAATGAAAAAATTGAAAAGCGTTTCTCAGGCAAAGAACTGCTTCAAGTCAATTTTGAACCTGCAATCGATGTTTTGAAAACCTTAGGAACCCATAAAACCAATCAGTTTTTAGTTGGTTTTTCACTTGCCAATTCTTTTGATTTACAAAAAGCTTGGCACAAAGTCAAAGAAAAAAACTTAGACTTATTAATTTTGAATTTGACTAGTGCAATGAGCAGCGAAAATAATCAAATAAAAATATTGGTCGCTAAATCAGGTCAAGTCATTGAATTTGATGAAATGGCTAAAACTAAAGTTGCTAAAATAATTTTAAAAACTATAAATGAATTAATTTAG
- a CDS encoding PTS transporter subunit EIIC, with product MENEKNLSQFAIKDFNKISPTSFFKKIGSSLFPIIILMPIFGLFLSIANIITNVSDNQDQLVKVFNFLGNVLFKNLGLFFCIAIVIGFTKNKGFAVMAAVLSYLIFISFIGAFIKNNGDGTVNLWFYKNQSAKVLLDYFFAIPTMQTGVFGGLAVGVIVIVVYNKFKNITLPQGLNLFAKERFVLLIMPLVTIFLAVLFILIWPGVVLGLNLFGQWTTKLPFGIDSLIFKTIQRFLVIIQGQVIWHGPFWWTSVGGSLIDYQYQILEKFVGNGIGENPEGLFGSWLIDRNLVNEQLIAAVKFSLAEHGFESFSPQVDLWWQGTGTDFWSAQGDQIAGVFALNNSWVNVDDFWDAGLKITRFTSGGFTNSMFVLPAIALALFLNLDKSQRKANRGYYLTAILMSSLMGITEPIEFLFLYANPLLYFGFYAPFAGLQAMLTTLFEIKVGSTFSTGLMDYIINGILPTVVNQGQNTRIYLIPILGIGFGVISFVSFYFLYKKPRFKASLGTNFSEPQFFNEYSREKNLYQRLKTSVGELGSSDRGVVDGEFLKLFSVNNQIDVGFLTSQPFVESIKFLDNYFLIKIDKTQLTYGSELWIYALIFEKDKNHLKNQLEEKQAYQNFKKMMQKNKLN from the coding sequence ATGGAAAATGAAAAAAATTTATCTCAATTTGCAATTAAAGATTTTAATAAAATTAGTCCGACATCATTTTTTAAAAAGATTGGATCTAGTTTATTTCCGATAATTATTTTAATGCCAATTTTTGGACTCTTCTTATCAATCGCCAATATTATTACAAATGTTTCTGATAACCAAGACCAACTTGTGAAAGTATTCAATTTTCTTGGAAATGTCTTGTTCAAAAATTTAGGATTATTTTTTTGTATTGCCATTGTTATTGGTTTCACTAAGAATAAGGGCTTTGCAGTCATGGCTGCGGTATTAAGCTATTTAATTTTCATCAGCTTTATTGGTGCTTTTATTAAAAATAATGGGGATGGAACTGTTAATCTTTGATTTTATAAAAATCAGAGTGCTAAAGTTTTGCTGGATTATTTTTTTGCAATACCAACAATGCAAACTGGTGTTTTTGGTGGTTTGGCGGTTGGTGTTATTGTTATTGTTGTTTATAACAAGTTTAAAAATATTACATTACCCCAAGGCTTAAACTTGTTTGCCAAGGAGCGATTCGTACTTTTGATAATGCCTTTGGTGACCATTTTTTTAGCAGTGCTATTTATTTTAATATGACCTGGAGTTGTTTTAGGACTGAATTTATTTGGTCAGTGAACAACAAAATTACCGTTTGGAATTGACTCACTAATTTTTAAAACAATTCAAAGGTTTTTAGTAATTATTCAAGGTCAAGTAATTTGACACGGTCCATTTTGGTGAACAAGTGTTGGGGGTAGTTTGATTGACTATCAGTACCAAATTTTAGAAAAATTTGTTGGAAATGGAATTGGTGAAAACCCTGAAGGGCTATTTGGGAGTTGATTAATTGATAGAAACTTAGTCAATGAACAATTAATTGCAGCAGTTAAGTTTTCTTTAGCTGAGCATGGTTTTGAAAGTTTTTCACCCCAAGTTGATCTATGATGACAAGGAACAGGAACTGACTTTTGAAGTGCGCAAGGAGATCAAATTGCAGGAGTTTTTGCTTTAAATAATTCTTGGGTTAATGTTGATGACTTTTGAGATGCTGGTTTAAAGATTACCCGTTTTACATCTGGGGGCTTTACTAACTCAATGTTTGTTTTACCAGCAATTGCTCTAGCATTATTTTTAAATTTAGATAAGTCACAGCGTAAAGCAAATCGTGGCTATTATCTTACAGCAATCTTAATGTCAAGTCTAATGGGGATTACTGAACCAATTGAGTTCTTGTTCTTATATGCCAACCCTTTGCTTTATTTTGGCTTTTATGCCCCATTTGCAGGCCTTCAAGCGATGTTGACAACCTTATTTGAGATAAAAGTGGGGTCGACTTTTTCCACGGGTTTAATGGATTATATTATTAATGGAATTCTCCCAACAGTTGTTAATCAAGGTCAAAATACAAGAATATATTTAATTCCAATCCTGGGTATTGGCTTTGGGGTTATTAGTTTTGTTAGTTTTTACTTCTTGTATAAAAAACCACGCTTTAAAGCAAGTCTAGGTACTAATTTTTCAGAACCACAATTTTTCAATGAATACAGTAGGGAGAAAAATCTTTATCAAAGGCTTAAAACCTCGGTAGGGGAGTTGGGTAGTTCCGATAGGGGAGTTGTTGATGGTGAGTTTTTAAAGCTTTTTTCTGTAAATAACCAGATTGATGTTGGTTTTTTGACATCCCAACCTTTTGTTGAGAGTATTAAATTTCTAGACAATTATTTCCTTATAAAAATAGATAAAACTCAGTTAACTTATGGAAGTGAGCTTTGGATTTACGCCTTAATCTTTGAAAAGGATAAAAATCATTTAAAAAATCAGTTAGAAGAAAAACAAGCATACCAAAATTTTAAGAAAATGATGCAAAAAAATAAACTAAATTAA
- a CDS encoding NAD(P)-dependent oxidoreductase, which yields MKIICYGVREVEAVIFNKINEQYKHQLTLVEELLNDETVLKAKGHDAVLLMTNCYATAPRLEIIKGFGIEYLLTRTVGTNHIDIPKAQELGFKMGHVPSYSPNAISELAFSLGMSMLRNNFYFYEKFKNQDFTVDSNMFSTEARNSTIGIIGTGRIGLETAKAWKGMGANVIGYDVFKNDNAKGILEYKELDELLATSDVISLHIPYIPGKNLHFINKDSIAKMKKGAIIVNTSRGELINLEDLVAGLKSNHIKQVALDVIEKEDELFFEKWKNNMPVAIHKELINMGPRVIVTPHIAYFTDEAIKNMVETSFENIKELSETGTCKNPIK from the coding sequence ATGAAAATTATTTGTTATGGTGTTAGAGAAGTTGAGGCTGTGATCTTTAATAAGATAAATGAGCAATACAAGCATCAGCTAACTTTGGTTGAAGAACTATTAAATGATGAGACAGTCTTAAAAGCTAAAGGACACGATGCAGTTTTGCTAATGACTAACTGTTATGCAACTGCTCCAAGATTGGAAATTATTAAAGGTTTTGGAATTGAGTATTTACTAACTAGAACAGTTGGAACTAACCACATCGATATTCCAAAAGCACAAGAGCTTGGATTTAAAATGGGTCATGTTCCGTCATATTCACCAAATGCAATTAGTGAATTAGCATTCTCATTGGGAATGTCAATGTTAAGAAATAACTTTTACTTTTATGAAAAGTTTAAGAACCAAGATTTCACTGTTGATTCAAACATGTTTTCAACTGAAGCTAGAAATTCAACAATCGGAATTATTGGGACAGGAAGAATTGGTTTGGAAACTGCCAAAGCTTGAAAAGGAATGGGAGCCAATGTAATTGGTTATGACGTTTTTAAAAACGACAATGCAAAAGGGATTTTAGAATATAAAGAGTTGGATGAATTACTTGCAACAAGTGATGTAATTTCACTACACATTCCTTATATTCCAGGAAAAAATTTACATTTCATTAATAAAGATTCGATTGCTAAAATGAAAAAAGGAGCAATAATTGTTAATACTTCAAGAGGGGAATTAATTAATTTAGAAGATTTAGTAGCTGGATTGAAATCAAATCACATTAAACAAGTTGCTTTAGATGTAATTGAAAAAGAGGATGAACTTTTCTTTGAAAAATGAAAGAATAATATGCCAGTGGCAATTCATAAAGAGTTAATCAATATGGGACCGCGTGTTATTGTAACCCCCCATATTGCTTACTTTACTGATGAAGCCATCAAAAATATGGTGGAAACAAGTTTTGAAAACATTAAAGAATTATCAGAAACTGGAACTTGTAAAAACCCAATTAAATAA